A single Triticum dicoccoides isolate Atlit2015 ecotype Zavitan chromosome 2A, WEW_v2.0, whole genome shotgun sequence DNA region contains:
- the LOC119352447 gene encoding lysine histidine transporter 2-like, whose protein sequence is MGTRVGAMGTRPAENHTSLPPKQDWRTVEERKIDDWLPVTASRNGKWWYSAFHNVTAMGGAGVLTLPYAMSELGWGPGVAVMTLSWMMTLYTLWQMVEMHEMVPGKRFDRYHELGQYAFGETLGLWIVVPQQLIVEISLDIVYMITGGKSLKKFHDLVCDGRCKDIKLSYFIMIFASAQFVISQLPNFDSIATISLAAALMSICYSTIAWGASVDKGKADNVDYSLQASTTSGMVFDFLGGLGQMAFSISGHNVVLEIQASIPSTVETPSKKPMWKGVIVAYTIVLLCYFSVAFVGYWAFGNSVDDNILITLNTPKWLIAAANMMVVVHVIGSYQVYAMPVLDMMEMVLVRKMRFSPGWKLHLVSRSLFVAFTMFVGITFPFFGGLIGFFSGLAFAPATYFLPCIIWLTVYKPRVFSLSWCANWFCIVGGVLLMVLGPIGGLRQIIMEAKTYQFYS, encoded by the exons CAGGATTGGAGGACTGTGGAGGAGAGAAAGATCGACGACTGGCTCCCGGTCACAGCATCGAGGAACGGCAAGTGGTGGTACTCGGCCTTCCACAATGTCACAGCCATGGGCGGCGCCGGCGTGCTCACCCTACCATATGCCATGTCCGAGCTCGGCTG GGGACCTGGCGTCGCGGTGATGACCCTGTCGTGGATGATGACGCTGTATACGCTGTGGCAAATGGTGGAGATGCACGAGATGGTGCCCGGGAAGCGGTTCGACAGGTACCACGAACTGGGGCAGTACGCGTTCGGTGAGACGCTAGGGCTGTGGATCGTCGTGCCGCAGCAGCTCATTGTCGAGATCAGCTTGGACATCGTGTACATGATCACCGGCGGCAAGTCACTCAAGAAGTTCCACGACCTCGTCTGCGACGGCAGGTGCAAGGACATAAAGCTCTCCTACTTCATCATGATCTTTGCGTCCGCCCAGTTCGTCATCTCGCAGCTCCCTAACTTCGACTCCATCGCCACcatctccctggccgccgccctcaTGTCGATCTG TTACTCGACGATTGCTTGGGGCGCCTCGGTGGACAAAGGCAAGGCGGATAACGTGGACTACAGCCTACAGGCATCCACCACCTCGGGGATGGTGTTCGACTTCCTGGGAGGCCTGGGACAGATGGCCTTCTCCATCTCGGGTCATAACGTCGTGCTGGAGATCCAGGCCTCCATCCCGTCGACGGTGGAGACGCCGTCCAAGAAGCCCATGTGGAAGGGCGTGATCGTGGCCTACACCATCGTCTTGCTCTGCTACTTCTCGGTAGCTTTCGTCGGCTATTGGGCCTTCGGCAACAGCGTCGACGACAACATCCTCATCACCCTCAACACGCCCAAGTGGCTCATCGCGGCCGCCAACATGATGGTCGTCGTCCATGTCATCGGTAGCTACCAG GTTTATGCGATGCCGGTGCTCGACATgatggagatggtgttggtgaggaAGATGCGTTTCTCTCCCGGTTGGaagctccatttggtttctcggagCCTCTTTGTTG CGTTCACAATGTTCGTAGGCATCACCTTCCCCTTCTTCGGTGGGCTTATCGGATTCTTCAGCGGGCTCGCCTTTGCGCCGGCAACTTATTTT CTTCCGTGCATCATTTGGCTCACGGTCTACAAGCCCAGGGTATTCAGCCTCTCATGGTGCGCCAATTGG TTCTGCATCGTTGGTGGGGTGCTGCTGATGGTGCTTGGGCCCATTGGAGGGCTAAGGCAGATCATCATGGAGGCCAAGACATACCAATTCTACTCGTAG